TGTCAGCCCGGAACAGGAAATGGACCGGGTTTTGCCTGTGCTGGAGGCATTGCGCGGCATCGGCGCGCCGCTGTCTTTGGATACCCGCCGCGCCAGCGTGATGCGCGAGGCGGCGCGCTTGGGCGCGGTGGATCTGATCAATGATGTGTCGGCGCTGGAAGACGAGGGCGCTTTGGCGGTGGCGGCGCAAAGCCAGGCCGCCATTTGCCTGATGCACAAGCAAGGCAATCCAGACACCATGCAGGACAAACCGGCCTATGGCGACGTGGTGGCAGAGGTGGCGGAGTATTTGAAACGGCGCGTGCAGCTATGCCTGGATGCTGGCATCGTCCGCGAAAGGCTGCTGGTCGACCCCGGCTTCGGTTTCGGCAAAACGCTGGAGCACAATCTGGCGCTGCTAAAGCGTCTGGATGAAGTGGAGCGCATCGCCGGCGTGCCGCAACTGGTGGGCTTGTCGCGCAAGTCCATGCTGGGCGCGATTACCGGCGAGGAGACGCCTGCCGAGCGGCTGGGCGCCAGCGTGGCGGCGGCGCTGGAGTCGGCGCGGCGCGGCGCGGCGGTGATACGCGTTCACGATGTCAAGGCGACCAGGCAGGCGTTTCAGCTCTGGCAAGCTTTGCGAGAATCTTGATTTGAAACTGGTTTTTCCCCTGGCAGTAATGGCAAAATAGCGCCGATTATTTGAGTCGGCGAG
The Chromobacterium sp. IIBBL 290-4 DNA segment above includes these coding regions:
- the folP gene encoding dihydropteroate synthase; this translates as MKTLLCGRYKLDLSRPLVMGILNVTPDSFSDGGRFNRADDALARAEAMLAEGADILDIGGESTRPGAPFVSPEQEMDRVLPVLEALRGIGAPLSLDTRRASVMREAARLGAVDLINDVSALEDEGALAVAAQSQAAICLMHKQGNPDTMQDKPAYGDVVAEVAEYLKRRVQLCLDAGIVRERLLVDPGFGFGKTLEHNLALLKRLDEVERIAGVPQLVGLSRKSMLGAITGEETPAERLGASVAAALESARRGAAVIRVHDVKATRQAFQLWQALRES